From one Conyzicola nivalis genomic stretch:
- the kdpA gene encoding potassium-transporting ATPase subunit KdpA, which translates to MSPAWAAIAVIATIVAILALIHRPLGGYMARVYTTTRNLGAEKLIYRVVGVSPAVEQSWQVYLRSVLAFSAVGIIAVYLVQRLQSVLPFALGLPPVEESLAFNTAISFVTNTNWQSYSPEQTMGYTVQLAGLAVQNFVSAAVGLAVAVALIRGFARTKSGTLGNFWVDLTRGVVRILLPLSAVAAVLLVAGGVIQNLNGFTDAATLTGGTQSLPGGPVASQEAIKLLGTNGGGFFNANSAHPFENPGGLTNLLELVLMFAIPTALTRTFGIMVGDRRQGYAVLATMGVIAIASVSLLIVAETAGAGSAPAAAGGAMEGKETRYGPILSAIFGAFSTLTSTGAVNSMHDSFTAFGGAITMINMMLGEVAPGGVGSGLYGILVMAIIAVFVAGLMVGRTPEYLGKRIGRREMTFASLYILTTPAVVLAGTALSFAIPAVRDGVENVSMANSGLHGFSEVLYAFTSAGNNNGSAFAGLTANTPWFNTALGVAMLLGRLLPIVFVLALAGSLAAQDRVPVTAGTLPTHKPLFVGLLVGVIVIVSALTYFPVLALGPLAEGLL; encoded by the coding sequence ATGTCGCCCGCCTGGGCGGCCATCGCCGTCATCGCCACCATCGTGGCCATCCTCGCGCTCATCCACCGCCCCCTCGGCGGCTACATGGCGCGCGTCTACACGACCACCAGAAACCTCGGGGCAGAGAAGCTGATCTACCGCGTCGTCGGCGTCAGCCCCGCCGTCGAGCAGAGCTGGCAGGTCTACCTGCGCAGCGTGCTCGCGTTCAGCGCCGTCGGCATCATCGCCGTCTACCTCGTGCAGCGCCTGCAGTCCGTGCTGCCGTTCGCTCTCGGCCTGCCGCCCGTCGAGGAGTCGCTCGCGTTCAACACCGCGATCAGCTTCGTGACGAACACCAACTGGCAGAGCTACTCCCCCGAGCAGACCATGGGCTACACGGTGCAGCTCGCCGGTCTCGCCGTGCAGAACTTCGTGTCGGCGGCGGTCGGCCTCGCCGTCGCCGTTGCGCTGATCCGCGGGTTCGCCCGCACGAAGTCGGGAACGCTCGGCAACTTCTGGGTCGACCTCACCCGCGGTGTCGTGCGCATCCTGCTTCCGCTGTCGGCGGTCGCCGCGGTGCTGCTGGTCGCGGGAGGTGTCATCCAGAACCTCAACGGCTTCACGGATGCGGCCACCCTGACCGGCGGCACACAGTCGCTGCCCGGCGGACCCGTCGCGTCCCAGGAGGCCATCAAGCTGCTCGGCACCAACGGCGGCGGCTTCTTCAACGCGAATTCCGCGCACCCGTTCGAGAACCCGGGCGGGCTCACTAACCTGCTGGAGCTCGTGCTCATGTTCGCCATCCCGACCGCGCTCACCCGCACCTTCGGCATCATGGTCGGCGACCGCCGCCAGGGGTACGCCGTGCTCGCCACGATGGGCGTCATCGCCATCGCGAGCGTGTCGCTGCTCATCGTGGCGGAGACCGCCGGCGCCGGATCGGCCCCCGCGGCCGCCGGCGGCGCGATGGAGGGCAAGGAGACCCGCTACGGCCCCATCCTCTCGGCGATCTTCGGCGCCTTCTCGACGCTCACCTCCACCGGCGCCGTCAACTCGATGCACGACAGCTTCACGGCGTTCGGCGGCGCGATCACGATGATCAACATGATGCTCGGCGAGGTCGCCCCAGGCGGTGTCGGTTCGGGCCTCTACGGCATCCTCGTGATGGCGATCATCGCGGTGTTCGTCGCCGGCCTGATGGTCGGACGCACCCCCGAGTACCTCGGCAAGCGCATCGGCCGACGCGAGATGACGTTCGCGAGCCTGTACATCCTCACGACGCCGGCCGTCGTGCTGGCCGGTACCGCGCTCAGCTTCGCGATCCCCGCGGTGCGCGACGGCGTCGAGAACGTCTCCATGGCGAACTCGGGCCTGCACGGCTTCAGCGAGGTGCTCTACGCGTTCACCTCGGCGGGCAACAACAACGGCTCGGCCTTCGCCGGACTGACCGCCAACACCCCGTGGTTCAACACCGCGCTGGGAGTGGCCATGCTGCTCGGCCGGCTGCTGCCCATCGTGTTCGTGCTCGCCCTCGCCGGCTCGCTCGCGGCGCAAGACAGGGTTCCGGTCACCGCCGGCACGCTGCCCACCCACAAACCCCTCTTCGTAGGTCTGCTCGTCGGCGTGATCGTCATCGTCAGCGCGCTCACCTACTTCCCCGTTCTCGCGCTGGGTCCCCTGGCGGAAGGGCTGCTGTAG
- the kdpF gene encoding K(+)-transporting ATPase subunit F — MIVFTVAGLVLAFAAIGYLVYALVKPERF, encoded by the coding sequence GTGATCGTCTTTACAGTCGCCGGCCTCGTGCTGGCCTTCGCCGCCATCGGCTACCTCGTGTACGCCCTCGTGAAGCCGGAGCGGTTCTGA
- the ppgK gene encoding polyphosphate--glucose phosphotransferase: MTTALGIDIGGTGIKGAIVDVDSGELLSERVKLATPAGGEPEAILATVVEIIEALGGVAADVPLGVCFPAIVKNGKTLSAANVSQKWIGLDAEALFEKTLGRDITFVNDADAAGVAEVRFGAAKGVDGLVILTTLGTGIGSAMIYDGVLIPNSELGHLEIGGKDAETRASYAAKERSRMTYEKWATKRLQRYYSAVEFLFSPDLFIVGGGVSKSHEQFLPLLKLTTPIVPAKLRNNAGILGAAALAVKKPEGIA; this comes from the coding sequence ATGACAACGGCGCTGGGTATCGACATTGGTGGAACCGGAATCAAGGGAGCCATCGTCGATGTCGACAGTGGCGAACTGCTGAGCGAGCGCGTGAAGCTGGCGACACCGGCCGGCGGAGAGCCGGAGGCCATCCTCGCCACCGTCGTCGAGATCATCGAGGCCCTCGGCGGGGTCGCCGCCGACGTGCCGCTCGGCGTGTGTTTCCCGGCGATCGTGAAGAACGGCAAGACGCTGTCCGCCGCGAACGTGTCGCAGAAGTGGATCGGCCTCGACGCCGAAGCGCTGTTCGAGAAGACGCTGGGTCGGGACATCACCTTCGTCAACGATGCGGATGCGGCCGGAGTAGCCGAGGTGCGCTTCGGGGCCGCGAAGGGTGTCGACGGTCTCGTCATCCTCACGACGCTCGGCACCGGAATCGGTTCGGCGATGATCTACGACGGAGTGCTCATCCCCAACTCGGAGCTCGGCCACCTCGAGATCGGCGGCAAGGACGCCGAGACCCGCGCCTCGTACGCCGCCAAGGAGCGCTCGCGCATGACCTACGAGAAGTGGGCGACGAAGCGGCTGCAGCGCTACTACTCGGCCGTCGAGTTCCTCTTCTCCCCCGACCTGTTCATCGTGGGCGGCGGCGTCTCGAAGAGCCACGAGCAGTTCCTCCCCCTGCTGAAGCTCACGACGCCGATCGTTCCCGCCAAGCTGCGCAACAACGCCGGCATCCTGGGCGCCGCCGCCCTCGCCGTGAAGAAGCCCGAGGGCATCGCGTAG